From the Palaemon carinicauda isolate YSFRI2023 chromosome 4, ASM3689809v2, whole genome shotgun sequence genome, the window GGTCGTCTCTTTAGGCTAAACGAATTGCAACGCTCATCTTGCTGAAGTGTAGCTGATGACTTTACAGGATATTACACTTAGTAAAGACCAGAGTTACCGTTTGTCGTATGGGGTTAGCAATAGTACGAGTCACTCATTGCTTACTTGCATATCTTGGTAAGGTAGATAAGGCAAAAATCGCTGTAGTCGGCAaaactcgcagagagagagagagagagagagagagagagagagagagagagagagagagagagagagagagagagagagagagcgcgcaagtCTGTTTACGCTATGACATATTTCTAATATtcctttaatgttaattttatttttttaagttgtgGTATCAGAGCTTCTTTGAAGTACCGTTCATATgttgtaaaaaattttaaattccTACCATGCACTCTGTGTAGTGTTTCATATAATTCTTTTGCCCTTAATTTTTATTCCCCTCAGTCACAGAAGTTTTGATTGTGAAATCAATCACGTTCGTTTAGTCTTCGCTTTGCTTTGAATGTAAACACTGTTGATGTCGCCAATTATCTTTTTATCAGGCATAGAATACCTGGAAAAACATACCTGTTTACAAAATAGTTAGATTAGAGTGATTGACTTggagaaatatttcattatttttcttaggcTTCCAAACTTTTCATAaacgaagaaaacaagaaagagaatgGTGCGAGGAACTAAACATTAGAGGAATCGAATATTCAATAAATGAAGTTTTTCCATTCATAGTTTGTATTTAAAATAAGATCAAGTATGCATACGCAAACTACATAATGTATGACAGCTATTCTCATTCTATAATCAATATTAGTTTTCAGTTTGTTTTGAAGAAGTTAATTTCAAATTATGTTGAAAAGTCTTAACACAGGTTAGAGAAACAATTTGATGTTATTGCTAATTAGTGTATTGCATGTACCAGTGACAAATTAGGTAACACTATTGCTATGATTTTCAATAGTACAAGCCCTTGCCTTTGTAGATTCTCCTTGTGCCTACCCTCTGAACATAACATGGACATGTTAATAAATGATCTCAAAGAGTTTTAGCAAATGTCGTGACGTAGTACTCACGGCAAATTATCTTTTCGATAGTTTATCATTGAAATTTTAtagctcgtatttttttttttatataaatatcttttttttatacaattcagttttttctgttttctttttaacgTTCTATGATAATTTGATTCTGTTTTATGTTTGTGTCCTTTGCTCTTTCATGGTTCCAGACCATATTGGATCGTTATACTTTTGTGAACTGTTTTCGCATTTACGTCGTTTAAACGTTGTTTCATCATGTACTTCCGAAGTGCTTCCGTGCCAGACAAATTTCTCTTTCCCTTCTAGTTGCAGTTTTAAGGGAATGGTTGGTGCAACATTTATATAAATGACTCATCAGACTTTTCTCTATCTGCGTATGAATATATGCACCACAAGTACCATGCAAAAGAAAACTTCATTATTTGAGGATACAACTTTATAATAACTGGTTTTTTTATCTTTGTATTCGGTTTCATAGCGCAGTCAACGTAGAGACGGGAAAGTTCACGCAGTACAGTAGGCTTTATATGAAAAATGTCGTTATATTGAATCGTGATTTATGGCTCCTTGGGGATTGTGAAACATCTGAGAGAGATATTCTTCTCACGTCCGGGTATCTTTATCACTGCTGACTTTGCGGAATAAGAATTTTGCTCACGTGAGATACCCCAACCTTAGCAAGTATTATTACTGTTTTTGCTGTTGACATCAGTGTAAACGCCAATGTCGTTTTGAAAGACTGTACGTATACACGTGATAGCAATATTTAGGTATAACTGTGCTTTGAAACGAGTCACGGTATGAAAGTTATTGTTTATTAAAATATGTGTATCACGAGCTGAGTGATGGTTATTATAGATTAGTTGAAAAATTGTAAACTGGGGTATTATCTAAAGCATAGATTATTGAACAATGTAAGAAGAATTTACGGCTAAGCCTTTGGTATGGCCGTACCGTCTCTTAAATACATTTGTGGTTATTTGTGAGGTGCCAATGTGAGCTTACAAAGGAAACCCACGGCATGAGTTGTCGCCAAGGAGTTGCCAAAAGAATGACACTTTAACTTGACCATTAGTGAAAACAGTCGGAGGTTAAAGTgtattgatacatttttttttggtTTAGTCTCTCTGTACCCTTAATCTTtcaatatgactctctctctctctctctctctctctctctctctctctctctctctctctctctctcattagttcgCATCGGATTTTGTTATTCATGTTATTTTTCTGTGTTCTTGGATTCGCGTTCTTCATCTTGAGACCCTACTGTTCATACTCTGTTTAGATTTACCAAAAAATGTAGCGAAAAGAGCTGAAGCAAGAAAGAATGTAGTATTGTTAAGTAACGAAAAGTAACATACTGTGGCGTCATAATGCATTAATATCTTGTATATTTACGTCACTCTCCTTGACAGAAGATCATGACATGTTTCTTAATTCATCGTGCCAAAGCATGTGGACCCATACGAGACGGGAGGTGAAAAGCCGTTTCTTAATACCTGTCGTGAAATTACAGATGTAATGTCTCGAAGTGGGAAAAATATACTGAAATAACACAAGCAGTGGATAAACAAAGTGGATGCTCCTTCCTACATCTTGATTTactgtcttttaatttttttccttactaCACATGCAGTAAAATTGCCAAGGTTttcatgagagggagagagagagagagagagagttataaagaaTTTGGATGTCTCGTaaggctttttagtccatccacggagactccatttgctcttggaagaGCAATTTAGTTcaatcttttagagagagagagagagagagagagagagagagagagagagagagagagagagagagagaacctaaaaCTTTGTTGGTTTTGCCTTTTTACCATATACGTCTGAAACATGATTCAAAAGGAATTCTTGTCAGGTTTCTACCGTGTTCAACTGAAAATCATATTTTAAACCACTATTGATTTCTTGATCAAGTTTTGAATGTAGATGCATGTTTTTATTTTTACctacaccacatacacacacacaatatatatatatatatatatatatatatatatatatatatagttatgttatAAAGCTGtcctgtcaggatgccagaaaacttcaaatcaatcaattaatcatctTATAATCAGTATCATTCTCACCGAGCAATGATCACATTCATGGAGAAAATACATTCGCATCTgaaaaatctaagaaattgaaagttaATTCCTTCTGAATCCATATCCTCGAAGAGTAAAGGTTgtagtaaatttatatttattcgaGATGAGAAAAAAATACTGCCACCAATCCTAAGTTTTTCTCATTGGAAGAGGTTgtgcatataaatgtatactggGGACTAAACACTTTAAAGAATATTTACATTCGTTTCCCTGTAAATTGCTGAACTCAAGAGTATTCGTAAGGCAGCTCTTCCGTGTCTTTTCTCGTGTTATATTCATATAAGCATACTCTATGATAAATGGAATattatttataaacttttttttttttaaaccttataAGTATGGATGTTGTGTTGTCTTTTTAGAATTATATGCATCGAACGGCGAGTTTGCAAAAggtatatacgtaaatgtatacatatatatatgtgtgtgcgcttaCCGGAATCTCTGCTTTGCACGTCTGGGCTGCGTTTTTACGTGTAATAGGATTTACAAAATACTTAGTTGGTCAAAGGCGTCAACCCCGTTGCATTATCAACGTCTAGGACTAGGTGATATGGAGATTTCTGATGCCGTACACTTGTATGCACGAGGGAGGGGAAGGTTGTGAAGCCTGCTTCATATTagcttcatcctctctctctctctctctctctctctctctctctctctctctctctctctctctctctcgttttcttccgGTTTGTTCCATCCTGCCGTGTTAGTTCCCGCTGATTCACTACGTCCTATGACCTTGTCTTTAAACTACGCCATTTCGTTGTGAATCTAACGAACATTATGGCTCAAATAGATTTTGTACCGGTTTCGTACTTCATTCCCCCCCAAAAGACTCATCCCCAGAGATATACGAAATAACATTTAACCAGATAACTTGTGAAGACACTGATCAAGAAAGTCAGATTTCTAAGAACTTTCAATACTTCGTAAGCTGCTCTTTTATTGGAATAATTCTAATCATACCTTTCTTAAAGGATATAACTACTTAAGTGTTATTTTCCTGGCGTTATTGTGGTACCTGAACATGtatacggtcgcccgtattttactgaaatacggctgagagccgtatgtttaacggagaatttccgattaagattaggTTTTTTTAAAGTGTGGCTACAACTACATACTTGAACAATGATTTTTCATCCTTTATTTACATACACGAATAAACGCTTAATGCGTTCTTTTGATTACTGAATGAGTATTCAAGTGTTGGCGATGGTAGTAATGGGTAGAACCTCTCAAAAGTGAATGAAAATTACGCCAAGACCTTTCAGAGAAGTCCTCCTGTTTTCCTCACTTTTTTAAAGGATTGTAATGAAAGGGTCAGAGTTCCCCTCCACTCTCATCTTTATTTCGAATTTGTTCTTTAAATGACTTCATACACGGCGTTTATGGGGGTGTATTTGTTCATTTGTTCCTTCTTAGATTGTAAAGAATCTAAACATGCGAAGACCATGTGTGTTACAAATTTACAATTCATGTCCACCTCTTTTCTATATTTGTCTGGGCAATCTGCGAGACGACGGTGCCCCGATGGGATGCCTTATACGCGGAAAGAAAGGAAGTCAGCTGGGATCACTAATCTCGAGCGTGTTTGTAttttataaatatctctctctctctctctctctctctctctctctctctctctctctctctctctctctctctactcatgaTTTGACCTTTGTTCAGTTATAACTTCATAAGGTGACTGAACGTGATTTGGAATGAGCTTTAAAAACTGACGTTTGCGATAGAAATAATCATGAGATTGTGAAATGCTCTCAACAATAACAACGTCTGGGAAGAGGTTCCTCTGTAGTGAAGgtgttgctgttgatgatgatgatgatgatgatgatgatgtatgaaaTGAATGCACTCACGGTACAGTTGCATTTTGAGTGCACCTTGGCTATTCATACTGAAACTCCAAAGGGGAAGTAAACAGTTTCTAGTaaggtttatgagagagagagagagagagagagagagagagagagagagagagagagagagagagttggataagGGGAGAGGGGTGCTTGAGATGAGAGAATGGTAGGGCACCGAAAGAGCTTCACCTGAAAGTTTGTTGCAGGTCCTGCAGCGATGAATGGGGAAGTGTCATTAACCAAGGCAGCAGCAGTAGCTGAGAGTGAATAAAGTATTTCACCTTTGGGAGAGTTGTTTATGGGGAAAAAAATCCTCACAATGAGATACGGGGACTTACAGCCCAGGTGGGACAGTGCCAGAGAGAGTGAagcgaaagagagggagagagagggtgggggtagtaagacacacacacacactctcactcctGTGTGAGGGAAGCCAGTGGCACTCTGGCATTCGATGTAGCAAGGGGTTCTTGTATATAGTGATTCCACGCTACTGTGATTCGGTGCTGTTATTGTTTTTGCGATGCTGTTGCCTTTATGACTTTCTAAGACATTATGGGCTTTAAGAAATCCCTTGTACTCGTACTCTGAATCACGTGAAGTGACAACCCACGTCCACCTTCCTTGCTTATATTGTACTATTTTCTGAGTGGTTCAAGTGAAGTGtttgaaataagatagaaaaagagcaagtttcctcattcctttttatatttttttgtcgtCTTGTGCGTGACTCGTGCTGTTGCCATTGTTCGTGGGCGTGATGGGTTGAGCAGGGGCGAAGTGGAAGATACACTTCTGTACTCCTGCATATGATTGTTGCTCCATTTCAGCTATCGtagcaaattagcaagaagagctAGATACCTAAGCTTAAAATAGCGAGTGTCGTTTGTATGAAACTATTTTGGTGAGAGCCAAGTGGATGCCAGGACACTCTTGTCCCATTTATTTGTTTGATTTGGATGTCCCAGCTTAATGATTGTAGAAAGTAGGAGGATAATATGGGATATTAAGAAAACGTCAACGTGGGATTTACTATAGGGAAAGtgaaagtgttttctttttttttctgtgaatgtgTAACCAATGGTGCTGTAGAAATAGCGCACACCTGTGTTTGACACCTGTGTCTTGATAAAAGATCCGGTTCAGTGTCCGTGGCGTATCAATTCAAACGTCAACTTTATTTCCATAAAGTTATGATATTGTAAGATTTTTTCAGGCTAATCTTTATTCATTTAAGTTGTTATGCCTGAATCTTTGAAAATTGACTCTTTTTTTCTAAATGTGTTGAATCGTGGTAGAATTGGAACAAGTAACATGGAAATGGGGGAGACAATTTAATTATTGTCAATGTTAACCATTCTTTGCATGTACCATACTTTAGCGAGTAGCGAACGTTTTTATGATGATACGTTTTGGAGTGAAGGTCAGGTGAGAAAAATAAAACTAACATGACCTCTGTTACGGGTACACCAGCTATAGAATTGCATGACACGGACCCTAAACAGGAAGTTCTTGAGTGTCCCGGGACAATTCACTGTCCCACAGAAGTCAGCGAATCGCTAGAATGCGAGGAAGAATGTGCCAATGAGAGTGATTGTACGACGGAGAAGCAAGAATCGCAAATATCGTTTCGCGATCACGATTCTGAATCAACATCATATCATGATGCAAGGTCAAGTTTAAGTCTAGTGGCGGATTTAATGTCAAGCCAAGAAGAGGAGATAGAATTAGAGGGTTTTGATACGGAAgttgaaaaagaggaagaagaaaatggGGACCCGGAGCGAGCTGAAAGTGAAAATGTAAATACGGGTATATTGGAAAAAGATTCTGTCTTGTCCAAGGAAAGTGGTGCTCAGGAAGTTAAAGAGATTTCAGATATTGATGAAGAATGTAAAATTTACTCGGATAAGACCAATCTTGACGCTTTCGACTCTACAAAGTGTGCTGAACAGCAAATGGTGGCACCTATTCGAGGGGATTGCCAGTCCTCGTCCCGTGTGAAATACTCAAATGACATCACGCCTAAGGTTAAAAAGACGAGCCACACTGCTGCCAACCAAGGAAAACAAACAGATTCAGCTTCGAAACCAGAATCACACGATAAGTGCTCTTCGTCGCACCGAAAGATGGCACTCCTTGGGAAGGTTCTGACACCTGGGCAGTACCAGAGTACCACACTGGGACGTCCTGGACGCAAAGCTCGCCGTGTTCCAGGCCCTGTCGCACCTTCTAAGGCAGATAGAGAGAAGCGGTCAAAAACCGAACCACCTCCGGAATTGGCCCCTCCTGATCTACTCCAAATATCTTGGGTATGGGAAAGTCGATCGCCAACACGATCCACCTCGATTCGCCGACGGCCGTCTCGGCGAGTGTCGGTCAGAAGAAGGTCTCGTCCTTTTCTGACTCCTCGTAGGGCGTCGGGAAGTAGAGGCGGTAACTCTCCAAAACAGAGATTTTCCCCCACAAATAACAGCCCATTTGGAGAAGTTAGAGAAGATTCACCACCAGTAGATAAGACAGATGAAGAGGAGCAACCTATAGGGCCGTGTCAAAAATACAATTCCATTGTCCCTCCCCCAGTTGTTCTTTCGTGTGAATCACGGGCCGATTCTCCCTCAAAGAAATTTTTGCCTTGTTGCGATACTGAGCACGTTTTTTCCGGCAGTACCCTTCCCCGGCAAATAGAAGAACCTAAGGAAGAGGTCACGTTACGTAAGAAAAAAGATTCCAATTACTTTCAGAATGCATCAAAGGCTCTCAGACAGAAGTGGCGTAATTCGGAAATCATGCTTCCGAAATTTTTAACAGAGTCAATCGAAAATCTCAAAAATGTCGGTAGTAGTGGTAGTGAGCAAAGCAAAGGAAAGGACTTTTTTGAGAAAGCCAAAGCTTTGCCACTGCAAATGCGAAAGCTCTCTCATTTACTATTTAACAAGAAGAGTCGGCACATGAACCACCTTGATATTTACCTAAATAAGTCCGAGGACAGTAGCCCTGCCTTGTTTCTTGAATTGAAGTCTGGTCTCGCATCTCGTCTTGTCAAGAGACGAAAAAGCGTGCGAAGATCGAACGGCGTTGCTGTTAAGAGGCAGGGATCGTTCTCACCGGGAAATAGTTTGAAGAGAAACTATTTAATTAACTGGAGTCAAAGATATCAAAATGTGATGAGTGGTAGAGGAAGCGACCAGGAAGTATTTGAAAATGCCAGTGATTATGGAGACGAATGTGCTCCCTCCATCCATGTTACAGAGGCCGATGAAGACGACGAGGCATTTGTCTCGGGGGATGATAACGTTTCCACAGAAGGGAGCGTTTTCCTTCATCCACTCCAGCAGCAGAAAGGGGGCGTTCTTGGAAAACTTTTCAAGCGCATCAGAGCTCGTTCGCTCTCCACCAGCCGATCATTTGCATCTGTGAGTTCTTCCTAATTAGTTTAATTGCTATCTTGGTAGTTGGTTTTTAAGAACGCGTCATATTTTGAACACTACTTTTTATCACCTTTGTTTCGTGTGAATGTTAATTGGTTAATCAGCAAGGGCGTTTTCTGTTTGGTCATTAGAGCATCCATAATTTTATTACACCTACCTGTATTTTATCATtgcattatatatcatattttattatttcaggGTCATTTCTAGGCTAATATAATGAGAATAAGGATAATTGTTatcattgtatttattattattatcattcttattagtattatgattttaAGACTAAAATGACTCTGCTGTTGTAAGCAAATGTACAATTTATCAACGTAATTTTCTCCTCCACAGAGACGTTAACTTTTCGAACAATGGATTTTCCTTAAACTGTGCGGGATTCTTACGAAAGTATGCGCTAGTaaaccttattgttattattattgttaatgttattgagCAAGTTTCCAAAAAAT encodes:
- the LOC137640070 gene encoding uncharacterized protein isoform X7 — translated: MTSVTGTPAIELHDTDPKQEVLECPGTIHCPTEVSESLECEEECANESDCTTEKQESQISFRDHDSESTSYHDARSSLSLVADLMSSQEEEIELEGFDTEVEKEEEENGDPERAESENVNTGILEKDSVLSKESGAQEVKEISDIDEECKIYSDKTNLDAFDSTKCAEQQMVAPIRGDCQSSSRVKYSNDITPKVKKTSHTAANQGKQTDSASKPESHDKCSSSHRKMALLGKVLTPGQYQSTTLGRPGRKARRVPGPVAPSKADREKRSKTEPPPELAPPDLLQISWVWESRSPTRSTSIRRRPSRRVSVRRRSRPFLTPRRASGSRGGNSPKQRFSPTNNSPFGEVREDSPPVDKTDEEEQPIGPCQKYNSIVPPPVVLSCESRADSPSKKFLPCCDTEHVFSGSTLPRQIEEPKEEVTLRKKKDSNYFQNASKALRQKWRNSEIMLPKFLTESIENLKNVGSSGSEQSKGKDFFEKAKALPLQMRKLSHLLFNKKSRHMNHLDIYLNKSEDSSPALFLELKSGLASRLVKRRKSVRRSNGVAVKRQGSFSPGNSLKRNYLINWSQRYQNVMSGRGSDQEVFENASDYGDECAPSIHVTEADEDDEAFVSGDDNVSTEGSVFLHPLQQQKGGVLGKLFKRIRARSLSTSRSFASSRSSMSGGSEDGHSPSHSSDYEDQDDNERSGSASLVGRMRGLRRDMQKKISRLKSPRGSTSSSPGPLPGDKAGPAGLPLSGHPQQQPATSSFESLPSSAPVASTTALGSNRSSLSGEEVEPYTGPFIGRARALVDCQPSPYDRDALKFKKGDIIDIIAKNPSGLWKGCVDGRVGHFKFILVEEEVERPTRRSRPWRGSTPRRGRACTLEELLTRLRLGHLIQVFVLNGYEDLEQFRDVEKADLDCLGITDPETCAKILTAVALLHDADSEPEQDLPETLETTEVALRRGDHGRDSGCYTDHRSTATVSLDENNLDTRQSTPSTDTSSGYHSRGAYNIPLGEATLTSRDDHSSALDSPSSESAPTSSTAQPGPHSEPHSYRAHLATVLPASPRAKLRQNQQDHKLKQDSQVDYEAKYVTARSVFEKELLKREVPFTVRSPKRNSESQSPTEELENEEKSEDSSVAVTGEASP